The Lacerta agilis isolate rLacAgi1 chromosome 5, rLacAgi1.pri, whole genome shotgun sequence genome has a segment encoding these proteins:
- the PCOLCE2 gene encoding LOW QUALITY PROTEIN: procollagen C-endopeptidase enhancer 2 (The sequence of the model RefSeq protein was modified relative to this genomic sequence to represent the inferred CDS: inserted 4 bases in 3 codons), whose translation MKAAASCSVALGLLLLAAAQPAGNXEAQRPRSFKCGGILSGASGFIGSEGFPGIYPPNSKCTWKITVPEGKVVVLSFRFMDLESDNLCRYDFXDVYNGHANGQRLGRFCGTLKPGALVANSNKMLVQMISDANTAGNGFVAKFSAAEPHERGDQYCGGRLDKPGSFKTPNWPDRDYPAGVSCSWHIVAPKNQLIELKFEKFDVERDNYCRYDYVAVFNGGEINDARRIGKYCGDSPPAPIVSERNELLIQFLSDLSLTADGFIGHYKFRPKKILQPSPTTTSLPATTTVKPTVALCQQKCRRSGTLESSYCSSNFVITGSIITTNIKGGSLHATVSIINVYKEGNLAIQQAGXNMSAKIVVVCKQCPLIRRGLNYVIMGQVEEDGRGKILPSSFTMSFKTKNQKILNILKNKQC comes from the exons GTCTTTTAAATGTGGTGGAATTCTAAGCGGAGCATCGGGGTTTATTGGCAGTGAAGGATTTCCAGGAATCTACCCTCCAAACAGCAAATGTACTTGGAAAATCACA GTTCCTGAAGGGAAAGTCGTGGTTCTTTCCTTTAGATTCATGGACTTGGAAAGTGATAACTTATGCCGATACGACT GTGATGTGTACAATGGCCATGCAAACGGGCAGCGTCTTGGCAGGTTCTGTGGCACGTTGAAACCTGGTGCTCTTGTGGCCAACAGCAATAAGATGCTGGTGCAAATGATTTCAGATGCCAACACAGCTGGAAATGGCTTTGTTGCAAAGTTTTCTGCAGCAGAACCACACGAAAGAG gAGACCAGTACTGTGGTGGACGACTAGACAAGCCTGGGTCATTTAAAACTCCTAACTGGCCTGATCGAGATTACCCAGCTGGAGTTTCTTGCTCATGGCACATTGTAGCTCCAAAGAATCAG CTAATAGAGTTAAAGTTTGAAAAATTTGATGTGGAGAGAGATAACTACTGCAGATATGACTATGTGGCTGTGTTTAATGGAGGCGAGATTAATGATGCTAGGAGAATTGGGAAATACTGCGGAGACAGTCCACCAGC GCCTATTGTATCTGAGAGAAATGAGTTACTTATTCAGTTCTTGTCTGATTTAAGTTTAACTGCCGACGGCTTTATTGGTCACTACAAATTCAGGCCCAAAAAAATACTACAACCATCACCTACTACCACAAGCCTCCCTGCCACCACAA CGGTGAAGCCTACAGTTGCACTGTGCCAGCAAAAATGCAGAAGGAGTGGAACTCTTGAGAGCAGTTACTGTTCAAGCAACTTCG TAATAACTGGATCCATTATCACAACCAACATTAAAGGTGGAAGCTTGCATGCAACAGTATCAATTATTAACGTCTACAAAGAGGGAAATTTAGCAATCCAACAAGCAG AAAATATGAGTGCCAAGATCGTTGTTGTTTGTAAACAGTGTCCTCTTATCAGAAGAG GTCTAAATTACGTCATTATGGGACAGGTAGAAGAAGATGGCAGAGGTAAAATCTTGCCCAGCAGCTTTACAATGAGTTTCAAGACAAAGAACCAAAAGATCCTGAATATCTTGAAAAACAAACAGTGTTGA